The following is a genomic window from Sporosarcina jeotgali.
ATATTGTATCATCCACTCCATTACCAAATGAAGGTAAAGGTTATGTTGTTTTATACCAAAGTTTTGAAGCCATTCACGATACGACTAAATGGACAACTCATATTGTATTGCTATCTGCATTTATCGCGTTCATATTGACAACATTTTTCGCTTTCTTCCTATCAACGCGTATCACAAGACCTTTACGTCAAATGAAAGAAGCGGCATTTGAATTATCTAAAGGGAATTTCGATGCTCGAATACCGGTGAAACAAAATGATGAAATTGGCCAGCTCTCTACAGCATTCAACCAAATGGGCCGCCAATTGAAATACAACGTGGAACTTATAAAACAGGATAAAGAACAATTATCGAGTATTTTAACGTCCATGACAGATGCGGTGATTACATTTAATCGGGATAACACGATCCTGCTAAGCAATCCGCAAGCTGAAAAAGTATTGCAGAAATGGTCATTTATCAATCAAGATTCAAAAGAATTGCTGCCACCGGAAATTATTCATATGTTGGAGCATGCTGTTATGTTCGCAGAAGAAGTAGATGCTGAATTAGAGCTTGGGAAACGATTTTTTGTTGTTAAAATCAGTCCGCTTTACAGTAAAAACAGCATCCGAGGCGCAGTAGCTGTTCTGCGGGACATGACTGAACAGCATCAGCTGGATAAATTGCGCTCAGACTTCATCGCGAATGTATCTCACGAACTAAGAACGCCAATCTCTATGCTTCAAGGGTATAGCGAGGCAATTTTAGATGGTGTTCCGGAGACTGTTGAAGAAAATCATGAAATGGTAAAGATCATTCATGACGAATCGCAACGGATGGGAAGACTTGTGACGGATTTGCTTGATCTTGCCCGCATGGAATCCGGACATATGCGCTTGTACAAATCAGAGATGGCAGTCGTACCTTTTTTGGAACGGATGCGAAACAAATTCATGCAAGTTGCGAAAGATGCTAAAGTCGATTTGGAAGTGGAGCCAAACGGGGCGGATACGTTGCATCTTCAAGCGGACGAAGATCGTATTGAACAGGTGTTCACCAATTTGATCGACAACGCAATTCGTCATACACCTGACGGAGGGCGTGTGAAACTTTCTGTTGAAAAATATCCGAAATCTGTTGCGATTTCTGTCATTGACACAGGGAGTGGAATACCTGAAGAAGACCTGCCATTCGTTTTTGAACGTTTTTACAAAGCTGATAAGGCTCGCACACGCGGTAAAAGCGGTACTGGGCTAGGTCTTGCCATCGCTAAGAATATTGCGGAGTCTCATGGCGGGAGTATTAGTGCTAAAAGAGGTGATATAGAAGGCACGATCTTCACTTGCGTCTTGCCTCTTCAGTAAATTACGTGTAACTAATAGGAAAGTTAGCCGTCAACTTATGTGAACGAGGAGGATGATTGTGGACGACTCCGTATTTCATCATTTATATGAAACGTATCATCATGATGTATTCAACTTCTTGACATACTTGACGAAGGACCGTCAGCTTGCAGAAGATTTGTCTCATGAAGTATATGTGAAAGCGATTCGTGCCTATTCCTCGTTCGAGGGACGGAGCAGCGAAAAAACATGGCTGTTTGCCATCGCCAAAAATGTATCCATCGATTACTTCCGAAAAAAGACCGTACGCAGTAAATATGACGCAACATTTTTTGACTGGGAAACAGATGAGATACAAGCGAAAGATAAGACACCAGAGCAGCAATCGATTGACAAAGAAGTGATGAAAGCGATTCTTGAAAATCTGGACACGTGTACAATCGATCAGCGTCTTGTCATCATTATGCGCTATTTTAATGACTTGTCGATTACAGATACAGCTGAAGTACTCGAATGGACAGAAGGGAAAGTGAAAACAACGCAGCATCGCGCTTTGAAAAGTTTAAGAAAAAAAGTGGCATTGGCAGAATTAGAGAGGGGGGAGCCAAGTGGATCACGAACGAAAAGATGATGATTTGGAGAAACTCCTGCACTCTATGCCAAAAATAGATGATACTCGTTCCAAGGACGAACTTCTGGAGCGGTTAAAAAACGACAAGCGGCTTACGGATATTTCAGTCACACCGGTACGGAAGAAAAGACGCATCGTTCCCGTTATAGCGGCTGTTGCGGCAATTATACTCGTTGCGATATTGATTCCTTCTTTCATGAACTCCATGAATCCAGGGAAACAATCAGCGGATCAGGCAATGCCGAAGAGTGATTCGAAGATAGCTCCTGCGGAGTCAATAGAAGAAGAGGGGGAGAACTTTGCGAGAGATGCTTCTTCAGAATCTGCCGCTTTAATGGGAGGGGCTTCGCAATATGCAGTGTTCCCTGCCGACTTGGATGGCGGTACTATAATGAATATCGGTTTGCAAGACGCACAAGCTGTCAGTATTCCTGTTTCTATACTTCTGACAAAAGAAGAATTAGAGTCTAAAGGGTTAACGGTCTCCTCAACAGATCTGGAGCTGTACAATGCATTTGCTGAGGAGTTGGATGAACAATCTTTAGGTTTTGAACCCATGCACCCCATAGATGCGACATTTACTGAAGATGGAGATCGATTGAGTGTTTTCCTGAATGACGAGCACGAATATGACCTTTCAGCTGCTAAACAAGAAGTGTTTCTGCATTCTCTCCAGCAAACGTTTCCTTCTTATCGCGAGATTAACATTTTAGATGCATCCGGGAACCCAGCAGAGTTTGACCAGGTTGGCCAGCTAGAGCCCATCCATATGCAAAGTGGTGAGTGGCACACGCCGTTTTACGTTTACCATCAGGAAAATGGCCAGGAGTTGCTTTCACCTGGCTTCATGCAGCAGGCGGGGTCGTTTGAAGAAGCCCTCCGTCTAATGCAGACGGCACCAAATGATTTGT
Proteins encoded in this region:
- a CDS encoding sigma-70 family RNA polymerase sigma factor — translated: MDDSVFHHLYETYHHDVFNFLTYLTKDRQLAEDLSHEVYVKAIRAYSSFEGRSSEKTWLFAIAKNVSIDYFRKKTVRSKYDATFFDWETDEIQAKDKTPEQQSIDKEVMKAILENLDTCTIDQRLVIIMRYFNDLSITDTAEVLEWTEGKVKTTQHRALKSLRKKVALAELERGEPSGSRTKR
- a CDS encoding ATP-binding protein, yielding MNRIWNSIVGKLWATILLLVSFVLFIVTALLLEFFDNFHTRQAEETLAREAKTVGSIIIDHENESAMKLVVNDILNNGTHAMVVGDNGQVAYSFHDGMSNAQSIEEKILSDKLFSKRNDENASKQMILPSLSEKEVSERYIVSSTPLPNEGKGYVVLYQSFEAIHDTTKWTTHIVLLSAFIAFILTTFFAFFLSTRITRPLRQMKEAAFELSKGNFDARIPVKQNDEIGQLSTAFNQMGRQLKYNVELIKQDKEQLSSILTSMTDAVITFNRDNTILLSNPQAEKVLQKWSFINQDSKELLPPEIIHMLEHAVMFAEEVDAELELGKRFFVVKISPLYSKNSIRGAVAVLRDMTEQHQLDKLRSDFIANVSHELRTPISMLQGYSEAILDGVPETVEENHEMVKIIHDESQRMGRLVTDLLDLARMESGHMRLYKSEMAVVPFLERMRNKFMQVAKDAKVDLEVEPNGADTLHLQADEDRIEQVFTNLIDNAIRHTPDGGRVKLSVEKYPKSVAISVIDTGSGIPEEDLPFVFERFYKADKARTRGKSGTGLGLAIAKNIAESHGGSISAKRGDIEGTIFTCVLPLQ